The Corynebacterium simulans genome contains a region encoding:
- a CDS encoding MBL fold metallo-hydrolase, whose amino-acid sequence MNNALKLKSISVSEMDNNCYLICAGEEALLVDAADDAPALLNLAKENGVRISAVLTTHRHWDHVRATKEVIKATGATHYASFLDSPAMPAPVDVELKQGDTLTFAGHEFPAIILRGHTPGGVAIAVDIDGTTNLFVGDSLFPGGVGRTDSEGDFVRLYKDVNERIFDVYPDSAIVRPGHGKSTTLGEERPKLAEWWQRRW is encoded by the coding sequence ATGAATAACGCACTAAAGCTCAAAAGTATTTCCGTGTCCGAGATGGACAACAACTGCTACCTCATCTGTGCCGGGGAAGAAGCACTGCTTGTCGACGCCGCGGATGACGCTCCCGCACTCCTCAACTTGGCCAAGGAAAACGGCGTCCGCATTAGCGCCGTGCTTACTACCCACCGCCACTGGGACCATGTCCGCGCCACTAAGGAAGTAATCAAAGCTACCGGCGCTACCCACTACGCCTCCTTCCTCGACTCCCCTGCGATGCCGGCGCCTGTCGACGTCGAGTTGAAGCAGGGAGACACACTGACTTTCGCAGGCCACGAATTCCCGGCGATTATTTTGCGCGGCCATACCCCAGGCGGCGTCGCCATCGCCGTCGATATCGATGGGACCACGAATCTCTTCGTGGGCGACAGCCTCTTCCCCGGCGGTGTGGGCCGCACCGATTCGGAAGGTGACTTTGTACGCCTTTATAAAGACGTCAACGAGCGCATCTTCGATGTCTACCCAGATTCCGCCATCGTGCGACCCGGCCACGGCAAATCCACCACTTTGGGTGAGGAGCGTCCAAAACTTGCTGAATGGTGGCAGCGCCGCTGGTAG
- a CDS encoding TM2 domain-containing protein, producing the protein MTYPNNGNPQGYGNQPQNPFGQQPQQFNNNAPAPAPYQGGQPQYGQAYPVQQYPAGVEQKSWVAAMLLAFFFGYLGAHNFYLGKTNRGIAQLITFVVSAVTLIVIIGFFIGGALEIWAFVEFIMIIAGAGGYDRDGRGIPLRR; encoded by the coding sequence ATGACCTATCCAAACAACGGAAACCCTCAAGGCTACGGCAACCAGCCGCAGAACCCGTTTGGACAGCAGCCGCAGCAGTTCAACAACAACGCCCCTGCGCCTGCTCCATACCAGGGCGGTCAGCCACAGTACGGCCAGGCCTACCCAGTTCAGCAGTACCCAGCAGGCGTCGAGCAGAAGTCCTGGGTTGCAGCAATGCTGCTGGCTTTCTTCTTCGGCTACTTGGGCGCGCACAACTTCTACTTGGGCAAGACCAACCGCGGTATCGCACAGCTGATTACCTTCGTGGTTTCCGCTGTGACCCTCATCGTGATCATCGGCTTTTTCATCGGTGGTGCCCTCGAGATCTGGGCATTCGTCGAGTTCATCATGATCATCGCTGGTGCCGGCGGCTACGACCGCGATGGCCGCGGTATTCCGCTGCGTCGCTAA
- the pheT gene encoding phenylalanine--tRNA ligase subunit beta: MLISQSWVTRLLGAKNPGWSATPEELDAGFVRVGFETEGYEGLPEITGPLVIGHVDSFEELEGFKKPIRYCQINVGDANGTGELQGIICGARNFRLGDYVVVSLPGAELPGGFKISARETYGKISAGMMCSAAELGIAEKSDGIITLGEEFADKVGQDARPFLGLDDTVFDVNITPDRGYALSLRGLGSEVASAFGLDYACPAQDPSVAGIDVSAVPEASGSLINVELREETKAQRFGLRKVTGIDPTARTPFWMERELMLAGQRPVNPATDVTNYVMLLLGQPMHAFDADQISGDLVVRNAQAGEKFETLDHVERTLDAEDVVICDDNGIQSLAGVMGGTSSEITEGENGTTNVYFEAANWDSITVARTSRRHKLSSEASRRFERGVDPAIVEVALDVACALLVQIAGGTIEAGRTLVGEVARPQQITMRATKPSEYAGVEYCGETIVNRLQEVGCEVEESGDNLLVTPATWRTDITMDVDLIEEVLRLEGLEDIPTILPTPFGGRGLTPAQKRRRAIGHGLAYAGYAEVLPSPFIANNTFDVWGLEGDDERRKTVSVQNPLESDKAILSTTLLPNMLEAVARNVARGRNDLALYGLQQVSFKRADASEMPSVAQRPSDATVQQLRDSLPHQPLHVATVATGNVEHEGPWGKGRAYTYADAIESARLVARAAGVEIEVEAASELPWHPGRCAAIKAVVDGESVVVGHAGELHPEILEALNLPARTCAMEMDVNALPTEEMFPAPVLSAFPALHQDIALVVDEDTPAESVRKVVEEGAGELLEGVELFDVFRGEQLGESKKSLAFQLIFRASDRTLTDEEANEHRLAAAKLAEQRLGAQMRA, translated from the coding sequence ATGCTTATTTCCCAGAGCTGGGTAACCAGGTTGCTTGGCGCGAAAAATCCCGGCTGGTCAGCCACCCCGGAAGAACTTGACGCTGGTTTCGTTCGCGTCGGCTTTGAGACCGAGGGCTACGAGGGCCTGCCAGAAATCACCGGCCCGCTCGTTATCGGCCACGTTGACTCCTTCGAGGAGCTCGAGGGCTTCAAGAAGCCAATCCGTTATTGCCAGATCAATGTCGGCGACGCTAACGGCACCGGCGAGCTCCAAGGCATTATTTGTGGTGCGCGCAACTTCCGCTTGGGGGACTACGTCGTAGTCTCCCTGCCAGGTGCTGAGCTGCCAGGCGGCTTCAAGATCTCCGCACGTGAGACCTACGGCAAGATCTCTGCGGGCATGATGTGCTCCGCGGCCGAGTTGGGCATCGCTGAGAAGTCCGATGGAATCATCACCTTGGGCGAGGAGTTCGCGGACAAAGTCGGCCAGGATGCCCGTCCGTTCTTGGGGCTGGACGATACTGTCTTCGACGTCAACATCACTCCGGACCGTGGCTACGCGCTTTCCCTGCGCGGCCTCGGCAGCGAGGTTGCTTCGGCCTTCGGCCTCGATTACGCGTGCCCGGCGCAGGACCCTTCCGTTGCTGGCATCGATGTCAGCGCCGTGCCGGAGGCTAGTGGCTCACTCATCAATGTTGAGCTGCGCGAGGAGACCAAGGCACAGCGCTTTGGCCTGCGGAAGGTCACTGGCATTGACCCGACCGCGCGCACTCCGTTCTGGATGGAGCGCGAGCTCATGCTGGCAGGCCAACGCCCTGTTAACCCAGCAACCGACGTAACCAACTACGTCATGCTGCTGCTCGGCCAGCCGATGCACGCTTTCGACGCCGATCAGATTTCTGGCGACCTTGTTGTACGTAACGCGCAGGCAGGGGAGAAGTTCGAGACCCTTGACCACGTTGAGCGCACCCTCGACGCCGAGGATGTAGTCATCTGCGACGACAACGGCATCCAGTCCCTGGCCGGCGTGATGGGCGGAACGAGCTCGGAGATTACCGAGGGCGAAAACGGCACCACCAACGTCTACTTCGAGGCCGCAAACTGGGATTCCATCACCGTGGCTCGCACCTCGCGCCGCCACAAACTGTCTTCTGAGGCATCCCGTCGCTTCGAGCGAGGCGTAGATCCGGCCATCGTTGAGGTCGCACTCGACGTCGCCTGTGCACTGCTCGTACAGATCGCTGGCGGAACCATCGAGGCCGGCCGTACCCTGGTCGGCGAGGTCGCTCGTCCGCAGCAGATCACCATGCGCGCTACCAAGCCGAGCGAGTACGCCGGTGTTGAATACTGCGGTGAGACCATCGTGAACCGTCTCCAAGAGGTCGGCTGCGAGGTTGAGGAGTCCGGTGACAACCTGCTGGTTACCCCGGCTACCTGGCGCACCGACATCACCATGGACGTTGATCTCATCGAGGAGGTCCTGCGTCTGGAGGGCTTGGAAGATATCCCGACCATCCTGCCGACCCCATTTGGTGGCCGTGGTCTGACCCCGGCTCAGAAGCGTCGCCGCGCTATCGGTCACGGCCTGGCATATGCAGGCTACGCTGAGGTGCTGCCTTCGCCGTTCATCGCCAACAACACTTTCGATGTCTGGGGCCTGGAAGGCGATGACGAGCGCCGCAAGACCGTTTCCGTGCAGAACCCGCTCGAGTCAGACAAGGCGATTCTGAGCACCACCTTGCTGCCGAACATGCTCGAAGCAGTTGCACGCAACGTTGCTCGTGGCCGTAACGACCTCGCGTTGTACGGCCTGCAGCAGGTTTCCTTCAAGCGTGCGGACGCTTCCGAGATGCCTTCCGTTGCGCAGCGTCCTAGCGACGCTACAGTGCAGCAGCTGCGCGACTCCCTTCCGCATCAGCCGCTGCACGTGGCTACCGTTGCTACCGGCAACGTCGAGCACGAGGGCCCATGGGGCAAGGGTCGCGCCTACACCTACGCCGATGCCATTGAGTCTGCGCGCCTGGTCGCTCGCGCGGCCGGCGTAGAGATCGAGGTAGAGGCTGCCTCCGAGCTGCCGTGGCACCCGGGCCGTTGTGCAGCGATCAAGGCTGTCGTCGATGGTGAAAGCGTCGTCGTGGGCCATGCAGGCGAGCTGCATCCAGAGATCCTCGAGGCACTGAACCTGCCGGCACGCACCTGCGCGATGGAGATGGATGTAAACGCGCTACCTACTGAGGAGATGTTCCCGGCTCCGGTTCTGTCTGCATTCCCGGCACTGCACCAAGACATCGCGTTGGTAGTCGACGAAGACACTCCTGCTGAGTCCGTGCGTAAGGTCGTGGAAGAAGGCGCCGGCGAACTGCTCGAGGGCGTTGAGCTTTTCGACGTCTTCCGCGGTGAGCAGCTGGGTGAGAGCAAGAAGTCACTCGCCTTCCAGCTGATCTTCCGCGCCTCTGACCGCACGCTGACTGACGAGGAGGCCAACGAACACCGTCTGGCTGCAGCGAAGTTGGCCGAGCAGCGTTTGGGTGCGCAGATGCGCGCTTAA
- the rplT gene encoding 50S ribosomal protein L20, whose amino-acid sequence MARVKRSVNAKKKRRAILKSAKGYRGQRSRLYRKAKEQWLHSMTYAYRDRRARKSEFRKLWIQRINAAARMNDITYNRLIHGLRLAEIEVDRKILAELAVNDFEAFSALCEAAKAALPEDINAPKAA is encoded by the coding sequence GTGGCACGAGTAAAGCGCTCAGTTAACGCTAAGAAGAAGCGTCGCGCGATTCTGAAGTCCGCTAAGGGCTACCGCGGCCAGCGTTCCCGCCTGTACCGTAAGGCTAAGGAGCAGTGGCTGCACTCCATGACTTACGCTTACCGCGATCGTCGCGCCCGTAAGTCTGAGTTCCGTAAGTTGTGGATCCAGCGCATCAACGCCGCTGCCCGCATGAACGACATCACCTACAACCGCCTCATCCACGGCCTGCGCCTGGCTGAGATCGAGGTTGACCGCAAGATCCTCGCTGAGCTCGCAGTCAACGACTTCGAGGCATTCTCCGCACTGTGCGAGGCAGCCAAGGCTGCTCTGCCGGAGGACATCAACGCTCCGAAGGCTGCCTAG
- the uvrA gene encoding excinuclease ABC subunit UvrA, whose amino-acid sequence MADRLVVRGAREHNLKGVDIDLPRDKMVVFTGLSGSGKSSLAFDTIFAEGQRRYVESLSSYARMFLGQMDKPDVEFIDGLSPAVSIDQKSTNHNPRSTVGTITEIYDYLRLLFSRAGTPHCPKCDAVIERQTPQQIVDTVLELEEKLKFQVLAPVVRHRKGEFVDLFADLASQGFSRVRVDGEVYQLTEPPTLKKQIKHDIDVVVDRLQVKASQKQRLTDSVETALRLSDGLVTLDFIDRPELTHTYSEKAACPNGHTLTIEEYEPRAFSFNAPFGSCPECDGLGTRLEVDVDLLIPDPDAPAVDAIQPWHSSPNSRYFVKLVEGLGKTLGFDPQTPVSQLTKQQRDALIYGTDVEVNVRYKNRYGRQRNWTAPFEGAIGFLERKLEQADSESQKDRLLQYTRRVACNTCNGTRLRPEILAVRLASTAHGEKSIAGLSALSIEEAAEFLDSLVLGHREEIIAGAVLKEIQARLRFLLDVGLNYLTLDRGASTLSGGEAQRIRLATQIGSGLAGVLYVLDEPSIGLHQRDNQRLIATLKRLRDIGNTLIVVEHDEDTIREADWLVDVGPRAGEYGGEVVYQGEPAGIMDKEESLTGQYLSGKRVLAVPDKRREIDPERKLKVVGARENNLKGIDVEIPLGVLCCITGVSGSGKSTVVNQILAKTLSNKLNRARQVPGRAKRVEGVEHLDKLVQVDQSPIGRTPRSNPATYTGVFDKIRNLFAETQEAKVRGYKPGRFSFNVKGGRCEACQGDGTLKIEMNFLPDVYVPCEVCEGARYNRETLEVLYKGKNIAEVLNMPISEAAEFFEPITSIHRYLATLVDVGLGYVRLGQAATTLSGGEAQRVKLAAELQKRTKGRTVYILDEPTTGLHFEDIRKLMLVIQGLVDKGNSVLIIEHNLDVIKAADWIVDMGPEGGNGGGRVVAEGTPEDVAKVEGSYTGQFLKELL is encoded by the coding sequence GTGGCTGATCGTTTGGTCGTACGCGGTGCTCGCGAGCACAATCTCAAGGGCGTCGATATCGACCTGCCGCGCGACAAGATGGTGGTCTTTACCGGCCTTTCCGGTTCCGGTAAATCATCGTTGGCTTTTGATACTATCTTCGCGGAAGGCCAGCGGCGTTATGTTGAATCGCTGAGCTCCTACGCCCGCATGTTCCTAGGTCAGATGGACAAGCCTGACGTCGAATTCATTGATGGCCTTTCTCCCGCGGTCTCAATTGACCAGAAGTCCACCAACCACAACCCGCGTTCTACGGTGGGCACCATCACGGAGATCTACGACTATCTGCGCCTTTTATTCTCCCGCGCGGGCACGCCGCATTGCCCGAAGTGCGACGCCGTGATTGAGCGTCAGACCCCGCAGCAAATCGTGGACACAGTGCTTGAACTCGAGGAAAAGCTAAAGTTCCAGGTCCTGGCTCCCGTGGTGCGACACCGCAAGGGCGAGTTTGTGGATCTCTTTGCCGATCTTGCATCTCAGGGTTTCTCCCGCGTGCGGGTTGATGGCGAGGTTTATCAATTAACTGAGCCGCCGACGCTGAAGAAGCAGATCAAGCACGATATTGACGTGGTGGTGGACCGTTTGCAGGTCAAGGCCTCACAGAAGCAGCGTCTGACCGATTCTGTCGAAACTGCGCTCCGCCTGTCAGACGGTCTCGTTACCCTCGACTTCATCGATCGCCCCGAGCTCACTCATACCTACTCGGAGAAGGCCGCCTGCCCCAATGGTCACACCCTAACCATCGAGGAATACGAGCCGCGTGCGTTTTCCTTCAATGCGCCTTTCGGCTCCTGTCCAGAATGTGACGGTCTAGGTACCCGACTTGAGGTCGACGTAGATCTGCTGATTCCGGATCCTGACGCTCCAGCAGTCGACGCCATCCAGCCGTGGCATTCCAGCCCGAATTCGCGCTACTTCGTCAAACTCGTCGAGGGCCTTGGTAAGACGTTGGGCTTTGATCCGCAGACTCCGGTTTCACAGCTGACAAAGCAGCAGCGCGATGCGCTGATTTATGGCACCGACGTGGAAGTAAACGTGCGCTATAAGAACCGCTACGGCAGGCAGCGCAACTGGACCGCTCCCTTTGAGGGTGCGATCGGCTTCTTGGAGCGCAAGCTTGAGCAGGCCGATTCCGAGTCGCAGAAGGACCGCTTGCTGCAGTACACCCGCCGGGTGGCTTGCAATACCTGTAATGGCACGCGCCTGCGCCCGGAGATCTTGGCTGTGCGGCTTGCCTCCACCGCGCACGGCGAGAAGTCCATTGCGGGGCTGTCCGCGCTGTCTATCGAAGAGGCCGCGGAGTTCCTTGACTCGCTGGTACTGGGGCACCGCGAGGAAATTATCGCTGGCGCAGTATTGAAGGAGATTCAGGCCCGCCTGCGATTCCTGCTCGACGTGGGTCTGAATTACCTCACCTTGGATCGTGGAGCTTCCACGCTTTCTGGTGGGGAGGCGCAGCGCATCCGCCTGGCAACCCAGATTGGTTCGGGTCTGGCTGGCGTGCTGTATGTGCTGGATGAGCCCTCCATTGGTCTGCACCAGCGTGACAATCAGCGTCTCATCGCTACTTTGAAGCGCCTCCGTGACATCGGCAATACGTTGATTGTGGTTGAGCACGATGAAGACACCATCCGCGAGGCCGACTGGCTTGTTGATGTTGGCCCGCGCGCCGGCGAGTACGGCGGCGAGGTTGTCTATCAAGGTGAGCCCGCCGGCATCATGGATAAGGAAGAATCGCTTACGGGTCAGTATCTGTCTGGCAAGCGTGTGCTGGCGGTGCCGGATAAGCGTCGTGAGATTGACCCTGAACGCAAGCTCAAGGTAGTCGGCGCTCGGGAAAACAACTTGAAGGGCATCGACGTTGAGATTCCGCTCGGCGTGCTTTGCTGCATCACCGGTGTATCGGGTTCCGGCAAGTCCACGGTGGTCAACCAGATTCTGGCCAAGACTCTGTCCAACAAGCTCAACCGTGCGCGCCAGGTGCCAGGCCGCGCCAAGCGCGTCGAGGGCGTCGAGCACCTCGACAAGCTGGTGCAGGTGGACCAGAGCCCGATCGGCCGTACCCCGCGTTCCAACCCGGCTACCTATACCGGTGTATTCGACAAGATCCGCAACCTCTTTGCGGAGACCCAAGAGGCAAAGGTGCGCGGATACAAGCCAGGCCGTTTCTCCTTTAACGTCAAGGGTGGTCGCTGCGAGGCTTGCCAGGGTGACGGCACGTTGAAGATCGAGATGAACTTCCTGCCGGACGTTTATGTCCCGTGTGAGGTCTGTGAGGGTGCGCGCTATAACCGTGAAACCCTGGAGGTCCTCTACAAGGGCAAGAACATCGCTGAGGTTCTCAACATGCCTATCTCCGAGGCCGCCGAGTTCTTCGAGCCGATTACCTCGATTCACCGTTACCTCGCCACGCTTGTCGACGTCGGACTGGGTTATGTTCGCCTGGGGCAAGCGGCCACCACGCTGTCTGGCGGCGAGGCGCAGCGCGTAAAGCTTGCTGCTGAGCTGCAAAAACGCACCAAGGGGCGTACCGTCTACATTTTGGACGAGCCAACCACGGGCCTGCACTTCGAGGACATTCGCAAGCTCATGCTGGTTATCCAAGGGCTGGTGGACAAGGGCAACTCGGTTCTTATCATCGAGCACAACCTTGACGTGATTAAGGCCGCTGACTGGATCGTGGACATGGGTCCCGAAGGCGGAAATGGCGGCGGTCGCGTCGTAGCTGAGGGCACTCCAGAAGATGTCGCAAAGGTGGAAGGCTCCTATACAGGCCAGTTCCTGAAGGAGCTCCTGTAG
- the rpmI gene encoding 50S ribosomal protein L35: MKQKTHKGTAKRIKVTGSGKLRREQAGRRHLLEGKPSKQTRRLKGTKDVAPSDVKRVKRLLGRS; encoded by the coding sequence ATGAAGCAGAAGACCCACAAGGGCACCGCCAAGCGCATCAAGGTGACCGGTTCCGGCAAGCTGCGCCGTGAGCAGGCTGGCCGCCGCCACCTGCTGGAGGGCAAGCCATCCAAGCAGACCCGTCGTCTCAAGGGCACCAAGGACGTTGCACCTTCCGACGTCAAGCGCGTAAAGCGCCTGCTCGGCCGCTCCTAA
- a CDS encoding DoxX family protein, protein MIRKFARPMLASVFVWDGVDTLRNASDHVAETESVLQRLRKVVPAQYAGYIPNDPELAARAVGGLKVGAGSTLALGKAPRTSAAVLALSTLPNLLGRNAFWEAEDSEEKNNRRNGFITNTALLGALFIATQDTEGKPSLAWRASKSAERTNKKIQKALPTKSEQQKFADNLSDRADEFSTKASDWFEGAKEYVDDNKDDWQATGKDLVDSARSFIEDSAEQAKSFIDDNKDDWLSTAQENAELARKKAVKAASKAQERADFARAQVDTKANKRAAKKASKRAEKLQKEASKKLDKAINKFGDRLN, encoded by the coding sequence GTGATTCGTAAGTTTGCTCGCCCTATGCTGGCTTCTGTTTTTGTCTGGGACGGCGTCGATACCCTGCGTAACGCCTCCGACCACGTAGCCGAGACCGAGTCCGTTCTGCAGCGTCTGCGCAAGGTCGTCCCGGCACAGTACGCCGGTTACATCCCGAACGACCCAGAGCTGGCTGCCCGCGCAGTCGGCGGCCTGAAGGTCGGCGCCGGCTCCACCCTGGCGCTGGGCAAGGCACCGCGCACCTCCGCAGCAGTGTTGGCGCTTTCTACCCTGCCTAATCTCCTCGGCCGCAACGCCTTCTGGGAAGCAGAGGATTCTGAGGAGAAGAACAATCGCCGCAACGGTTTCATTACCAACACCGCTCTGCTTGGTGCACTGTTCATCGCTACCCAGGACACCGAGGGTAAGCCTTCCCTGGCATGGCGCGCATCCAAGTCCGCAGAGCGCACCAACAAGAAGATCCAGAAGGCTCTGCCGACCAAGTCCGAGCAGCAGAAGTTCGCTGATAACCTCTCCGACCGCGCCGATGAGTTCTCCACCAAGGCCAGCGATTGGTTCGAGGGCGCTAAGGAATACGTCGATGACAACAAGGATGACTGGCAGGCAACCGGCAAGGACCTGGTAGATTCCGCTCGCTCCTTCATCGAGGACAGCGCCGAGCAGGCAAAGAGCTTCATCGATGACAACAAGGATGACTGGCTGTCCACCGCCCAGGAAAACGCTGAGCTGGCTCGCAAAAAAGCTGTGAAGGCAGCTTCCAAGGCTCAGGAGCGCGCTGACTTCGCTCGCGCACAGGTTGATACCAAGGCCAACAAGCGTGCTGCCAAGAAGGCCTCCAAGCGCGCTGAGAAGCTGCAGAAGGAAGCTTCCAAGAAGCTCGACAAGGCAATCAACAAGTTCGGTGACCGCCTGAACTAA
- the pheS gene encoding phenylalanine--tRNA ligase subunit alpha, with protein sequence MSDTSQIELTEAALGAAADSAIAAFDAATSLDELAAARREHLGEQGYIPQARTMLGSLPKDQRKDAGKNVNMARGRVEKRFAQVQQQLEAEARKAQLAAETVDVTIPTTRTQTGALHPITALSERIADIFVGMGWEIAEGPEVEAEYFNFDALNFKPDHPARTLQDTFHVGKEDSRQVLRTHTSPVQVRTMLDRDVPLYIACPGRVFRTDELDATHTPVFHQVEGLAVDKGLTMAHLRGTLDHLAKVLFGPETKTRMRTNYFPFTEPSAEVDVWFPNKKGGAGWIEWGGCGMVNPNVLRAVGVDPEEYTGFAFGMGLERTLQFRNGLTDMRDMVEGDVRFTLPFGVQA encoded by the coding sequence GTGTCCGACACATCTCAGATCGAATTGACCGAAGCCGCGCTGGGCGCGGCTGCCGATTCCGCCATAGCCGCTTTTGACGCTGCTACAAGCCTCGATGAGCTGGCTGCCGCTCGCCGCGAGCACTTGGGCGAGCAGGGCTATATCCCACAGGCACGCACCATGTTGGGTAGCCTGCCTAAGGATCAGCGCAAAGACGCAGGCAAGAACGTCAACATGGCCCGCGGGCGCGTCGAAAAGCGCTTTGCTCAGGTCCAGCAGCAGCTGGAAGCAGAGGCACGGAAGGCGCAGCTGGCGGCAGAGACCGTCGACGTGACCATTCCGACCACCCGCACTCAGACCGGTGCGCTTCACCCAATCACCGCGCTTTCGGAGCGCATTGCCGACATCTTTGTTGGCATGGGCTGGGAGATTGCCGAGGGTCCTGAGGTTGAGGCGGAGTACTTTAACTTCGACGCCCTGAACTTCAAGCCTGACCACCCGGCACGTACCCTGCAGGATACCTTCCACGTGGGTAAGGAAGACTCCCGTCAGGTTCTGCGTACGCACACCTCGCCGGTGCAGGTACGCACCATGTTGGACCGCGATGTCCCGCTCTACATCGCTTGCCCGGGCCGTGTCTTCCGCACCGACGAGCTCGATGCCACCCACACCCCAGTCTTCCACCAGGTCGAAGGCCTGGCAGTGGACAAGGGGCTTACCATGGCACACCTGCGCGGCACTCTGGATCACCTGGCGAAGGTGCTGTTTGGTCCAGAGACCAAGACGCGCATGCGCACTAACTACTTCCCATTCACCGAGCCTTCCGCTGAGGTTGACGTCTGGTTCCCGAACAAGAAGGGCGGCGCCGGTTGGATCGAGTGGGGCGGCTGCGGCATGGTCAACCCGAACGTCCTGCGCGCAGTAGGCGTTGACCCGGAGGAATACACCGGATTCGCTTTCGGCATGGGCCTAGAGCGCACCCTGCAGTTCCGCAACGGCCTGACCGATATGCGCGACATGGTCGAGGGCGACGTTCGTTTCACCCTGCCGTTCGGCGTCCAGGCATAA
- a CDS encoding TrmH family RNA methyltransferase, with the protein MELDFESAFTERTPRIVNAVKLHRAANRRKAKQFIIEGENAVDAAVSTGAATDVFVTEKAAERFADIVTAAGYMDVYVHPITDKAARHMSDTATTTGLFALCKPVLWSVGKILNAKPRLVSVPVLTSEPGNAGTLIRTSDAMGADGVIFAGETVDPLGCKVARSSAGSLFHVPVARDPNIKDVLGQLRKSGMQILATAADGEVDLAEADLSQPTAWLFGNEAHGLGELLDEADMRVRIPILGRAESLNLATAASICLYESAKSHSR; encoded by the coding sequence ATGGAATTGGACTTTGAATCTGCTTTTACTGAGAGAACCCCGCGCATCGTTAATGCGGTCAAGCTGCACCGCGCAGCCAATAGGCGCAAGGCCAAGCAGTTCATCATTGAGGGCGAAAATGCGGTGGACGCGGCGGTGTCCACCGGTGCCGCAACCGATGTCTTCGTCACCGAGAAAGCGGCTGAGCGTTTCGCAGACATCGTCACCGCTGCCGGCTACATGGATGTCTACGTCCATCCCATCACGGATAAAGCAGCGCGCCACATGTCCGATACCGCAACCACCACCGGGCTATTTGCCCTCTGCAAGCCGGTGCTGTGGTCAGTGGGCAAGATTCTCAACGCCAAACCACGTCTGGTCTCGGTTCCGGTCTTGACCTCGGAGCCAGGCAACGCGGGTACCTTGATCAGGACTTCTGACGCCATGGGCGCCGATGGCGTCATCTTCGCCGGCGAGACCGTCGATCCCCTGGGCTGCAAGGTGGCGCGTTCCTCAGCAGGTTCGCTCTTCCACGTTCCCGTTGCGCGCGACCCTAACATCAAGGACGTCCTGGGGCAGTTGCGCAAGTCCGGCATGCAGATTCTTGCTACGGCAGCCGACGGCGAGGTTGACCTTGCCGAGGCAGATCTCAGCCAGCCCACCGCGTGGCTATTTGGCAACGAGGCACACGGGCTAGGGGAGCTGCTCGACGAGGCAGACATGCGCGTGCGCATTCCTATTTTGGGCCGCGCAGAGTCGCTGAATCTCGCCACCGCCGCTTCTATCTGCCTTTACGAATCCGCGAAGTCTCATAGCCGCTAG
- the infC gene encoding translation initiation factor IF-3: MSAEARINERIRVPEVRLVGPGGEQVGIVRTDDARKLAYEADLDLVEVAPNAKPPVAKIMDYGKFKYEQAQKAREARKNQQQTVVKEQKFRPKIDDHDYETKKGNVVRFLEKGSKVKVTIMFRGREQSRPELGFRLLERLAEDVAEYGSVESRPKQDGRNMTMVLGPVRKGKK, encoded by the coding sequence ATCAGCGCTGAAGCTCGCATCAATGAGCGCATCCGAGTACCCGAGGTCCGTCTAGTTGGCCCCGGTGGTGAACAGGTGGGCATCGTCCGTACTGATGATGCTCGCAAGCTTGCATATGAAGCAGACCTTGATCTTGTTGAGGTTGCGCCTAATGCAAAGCCGCCCGTAGCCAAGATCATGGACTACGGAAAGTTTAAGTACGAGCAGGCTCAGAAGGCTCGCGAAGCCCGCAAGAACCAACAGCAGACTGTGGTCAAGGAACAGAAGTTCCGTCCGAAGATCGATGATCACGATTATGAGACCAAGAAGGGCAACGTGGTGCGCTTCCTGGAGAAGGGTTCCAAGGTCAAGGTAACCATCATGTTCCGTGGCCGCGAGCAGTCGCGTCCGGAGCTTGGTTTCCGCCTGTTGGAGCGCCTCGCCGAGGATGTCGCTGAGTACGGCTCCGTCGAGTCCCGCCCCAAGCAGGATGGTCGCAACATGACCATGGTTCTGGGACCCGTCCGCAAGGGCAAGAAGTAG